The Engystomops pustulosus chromosome 2, aEngPut4.maternal, whole genome shotgun sequence genomic interval TACCGGCTGCATATAAAACaactctcctccaaagtcatgtgacaccgAGCAGAGAAgaatcaagtttagaggctgcagggggaggggtcatttcaCACGGCACCTATCATCTGTGCTACAGAACCTAGAAATATGGTGTCATGTTAaaggtaagaatctcatctttcaggagCACAAGTTTATGGTTCTGCGATCTACAGAATACTAAATAAATAGTAAGGCTGGATTTGGATCTGTGGTTCTATAAATCACAGAACTACAAGgcagtctgaaaaaaaaattggattcttATTTTGTGCAGCCTTTGTGCCATATTGTGGCCCGATCCCACGTGCTTCATATAATGATGTGGATGGGGGTCCCTGCGTTatgtagaaatataatgcaaggatgtCCTATCGGCCGCGCCAGAACTCTAATAGATAATACAGCCCCAGCGAGCTAAGCCCGGCAGGTGATACATTATATTTCTGTATACTTGATGGACTTCCAtccactgcactatgtgcagcccGTGGTATCAGGCCACCATACAGCACACGTTCATGTGTAAGAGCTCTTCTTCTACTTAAAGGGATCAAGCTCTAAAGTAATAAAGAGCAACTGGCTGTAAAGTACCACATTGTGCCAGTCATGGGATTATcactctataacagtggtggcgaacctatggcacgggtgccagaggtggcactcgagccctctttatgggcacccttgccatcaccccagggtagagtttgccagacaggactcaaggcctcttgcagtcccaggaccccagaaggaagctacaatgataatccaaactacttcttctttctactgtattggtgtcctcgggtgcctgTACAATCAtatctgtgaaagagcagggagtaataagttactgcttaaaatgtcgcattggcactttgcgaaaaataagtgggttttggttgtagtttgggcactaggtgtctaaaaggttcgccatcactgccctataagattcTCTTTAAAAAGGGTTTCCCAAATCCCCACACAGTTCATATGCAAGAACCCTAAACAGCACAAGATTTACtacaaaataacacaaaaacaaTCCAAAGATCTGTAGAAAACACATCAAGAATATTAATGGTAAAACAAACAAGAACACAAGTCCttctatatacaaacacatagagCAGAAAGTCTTATAACCCGGCATGTGATAGAGCAGGAGCTATACTCCGGAAGTCACCAGGACTGAAGGAGGATAAAGGTCCATTGGGAGGAAGTCCTTATTCTATTAGTCAGTGTGGTCCCAATTCTACCAGCAGCAGCTGCACATCTTTTAGGAGAGGTCACCGCCTGGCAGGTTTGGGCATCAGGAAGACTTTGACAGGTTTGCTGAATGGCAGAGTCCCATCGATGCTGCTGTCTGGCGGGGGCACAGAGTCTACACTCTCCCCCCAGGAGGTCTTGGAGGAGTGGACATTGCTTCTGCTGGAGCTGTAGGCGAGCAGGAGGCTGACTTCAATCTGGCAGGGCTCTGCAAAAATACAATAATGTCGATAATGTCCACTCCTATATAGTCCGATCCCGATATTTTCACCTCATGTTTACAGGACTCCTCCAGGGCTTATGTATTGTATcacttaggctgcgttcacactgccgatatacgtcccccatagacggcaatgggcgcacggcgccttacgtgtcctatcttttcccgtattaaggcgtcgtgcgccatacatccctatggagaggggcgggggtgagcagcgcaacggctgtgtgaatgtagccttactcttagGATAGGTGAGAACTTATGCTCCCCAGCAGATTCGAAGGAATCCAGTTAAAGTGACACCAAGTAACAAAGTCCCGGAATACCTCTTTATATAGCAGGATATCTATATAGActctccccttctcctcacctGTCCAGGCTGTATGTGACAGATAGACCTGTGTTATAAGCCGATGGCGTCCCGGGCCGGGGTTACGGAAGTCAGCTGGTTTCGGATGAATAATCTGCACCTGCCCGTCTGGATACACAACCTGCGAAGAGAGATAACAAGTTATGATACTATTACTTCTATACAGGACACTGACCCTGCAGAGCAAACaacctgagctctgctacatcatgggGGACGTGTATCCCCTCCTATtgattcctttttatttttttgtgcaactttttaagtgcagaatcaagcagcctcCACGATGAAATGCAGTTTGCcagatttatctttgtagcccaaatGTTGTGCaacttttgggcttggaattgtcccattcttacacctaataagtcgcaaaacagagcatgctagacccagacttacatttagtaaactactatttgggactaaaaagtcacacaccacaaaaagtcacaaaggaGAGACTAATCAGGCAACTCCTCACAGGGAAAAAacataagatacattgcaatgattaagtagccaacttcaggaaacatgaaaaaaaaatgtcagccAAAATAATTATGCTACATGTGCCCCCATGACTTGTAGTTTGCAGATTCTCTTTACAACCGGACGTACCTGGACCTTAACAGCGCTCTGCGGTTCCTGGACGTGTTCCAGCGTGGCATCAACATCCAGGGCTACGACTAAACCAGAGGTGAAGCGGATGGGATTATCGGACTCTGCCGCCGGCTCTATGATGTGCGCCGAGGCCTTGTGAATCTGTAAGGTAACGGGAAGAAGAAGAGAAAGTGGATGTTACCCCAGAGGTGTGCGGAAAGGTAAAGACAAAGTCTACAATCTTATCATAGTGGTCATAGTCACCTGCTCCGGAAGAGTCAGCCGCAGGAAGCTGCTTTGCCGGAGGGAGGTTTGCAGGATCTTCACCATCTCTAAGGGTTTGGAGTTCACAAGTCGAGGCATAAGATCCAGCAACTTGTCCACAAAACTGTCCTGCATGTGGGGGAGCTCCGAGATAAAGCACCTGTGAGATTAAAGACAGTGAGACAAAAGTACAACCGAAATCTTCCCTGCAGGTAACTGAACTCATGATTATTAGATAAGAGAAGTTATAGTGCAGTGAGGACTACAGGACCCATCCCAAGGGCAGGCGTAGGACCTGCCGGCCGCATTACACGTAATGAAGTAACAGTGCCAAGACCAACATAAGAATAGAAAGACGCAGACTGGATGCAAGTGTAACAAAGCCTCTGCTgaacataagaagataaaagaacacTCACCTCTGGAAAAAATCAACCTCCTGCAAGAACTGCTTACACATGCTGAACAGCGGCTCCTCCCTGCaagacacagatttttttttctcatttcagCGACCACTTTTTTTAAAAGGAGGACCAGACACAGGTCTAGTACAGAGGCCCCTGGTGTCCATCCCCTCATCCCATCCCTCAGCCGGGGCAGGTGGGGGAGCCCCATTGTGATCCCCCTCCTTTCTATAGCTTTGGGGTCTTTGTTATGAGCTCACAGGTAGCAGTCAAATGGTAATAGCACCAGACTTTAATCTGAAAGGACTGCGGCCACGTATAAACAAGGAGACATGGAGAACTCCAAGATTTCTACAAGAAGGAGCTCATGGAAGCTCCCGCAGACAGTGTTTTTGCTCTCATCTCTGCGATTTGTAGGTTTATTGCCCCCTTGACACAACACAAGGTGCATTGTGCTCTTCCGATTCCTCACCCTTTGGTGGTGCGAGCGGTTACCAGGAGCTGGAGGGCGTTCGCCTGTAACCTCAtgtgatggatgatagacacctgCCGGCTCTCCAGGCCGCTGTACATGAACTCCATCTTGTAGGTTTCTTCCAAAATCTGGAGCAAAgggtgaatttaaaaaaaaaaaagaacacagagTAAGATATAACCTCGGCGGATGCTGCACAGGACTCGGAGACAGGGAGATTTTACCTGTTTGACAGCCGTAGCAGCCAAGGAGTTCTGCTTGACGTAAAGGGGCGCTGCCAGACTCCACAGCTTCTCATTCAGCGCCTGAAAATCCACAGGACAACGTATGATCGTATTGCAAAACATGATGTGCCACAAAACTGGGGAATCACAAAGATGATAAGGGGCCCAGAAGAAGTGGCAAAATAAAATCTGATGCCGGATTATCAGAACTTCTGTATTGCCGGATGCCAGATTAAAAGAAATTTATCAGCCAGCGGGAGCCCGACAAAAATGGGAAATTTTTCGGCACTTCTATTTGTTAATATGGTATATTAAACTGTGATTTAAAGACTGACACTGCACTACTGAGACATTCCCATGCCACGCTCCCTCCCTGATGTCCCAAATCTACAGCAATATTCACTTAGAAGCTACGACTTTAGTCAAGGCCCAGTTGTTTTCCAGGCTAAGAATATTTAGGAAATTTCCTGAGGATCAGAACCCTCACAGACCAGATGTTCTCAGCAACTGATATTTAGAGAGTAGAACCAGAAGCCAGAAAGCGCCAttcctgtgtagtggtcagaccagctTACTACAGCTGTTATTCATGCAGTGActtggttcagccactacacGACTAAGAACGGTGCTGTCTGCCTCatgttccattctctgtgtatcagctgatctgtggggttgTGGGAATTAGACCACCAATCCTTTGCAGTAATTTTACCCTTTAAAGGAAGACTCTGGTTAAACTCATTCATTGAATTGCTTGAGGGGAGAAGAAGGACTCCAGGCTTTAGGAATACAATGATAATGAGTCCTGCTCTTcctttcaggccctgcaccatgtattagtCAATGAattagatgtgactggagtgttcctttaaagatGACCAGTATGGATGAATGTTGAGCATTTTCGTGTAGCACCAATAGTCATGTCCTCAAATTACACAAACCGTCCCTATCAATGGGGGAAATGAGTGAGGATGTCAGGTCATACCTTTATAAGTAGCAGTTGACAGCGCAGGTAGGTGGCCGAAAAGTCCGCCATGCCGGCCAGCTCAGACTGGAGCTCCCCAATCCTTTGCAGGTCCCTGGAGGAGGAGAAGTGATAGGTCATCCCTACACATTGTCCCTCACACCATACACAGGAGTCCTATGGAAGAGTCATTTaccggatggtgaactccagcagttCCCGTGTCCCTTGGATATCCAGATTTTGCAGGTTGTGGACTCTCTCCAGGCTGTTCTGCAGAAACTGCTGGGAGGGGTCCTCAGGGGGCGACTGCCGCTCCAGGTCTGGGATCCAGGACCACTTCACCCCAGGAAGCTGGGGGGGTTAGAAATAAACAAGAAGATCAAATCAAGTAACCAAGCTTTGCCACAACCAAATTTCCACACAGGCAGGATACTGAATTCACCCTGCAGAGAGGACTTACCGTCAGAGCAGGAACCAGATGGGAGAGACTGTCCCGCAGGTAGGCGTAGTGCCGGAACGTGTGGTCGGAGAAGAGAGCGGGCATGGTGGGGCAGGTCTTTGCAGCGTTGAAGATCAAAACCAAAACTGCTATATCTGATCCAAGGAGTTAAGGTTTAGTGAATACATACACATAACACAAATAAGTAATAACCTGAACCTATGGCTGCATTTACACTGATGTATTCTCATCCGGACGAGCATACAGGAGGTacatgctgctcacccctcccgtctccataggaaatagtgcCATACGGCAAAGATAGAGCATTTATGCAATAAAAGCCCGGGCGCCATAGCCGCCTAAGAGAAGCTCTTTAAGGGCAcatgcacacgaacatatggggggcCCTTAAAGAACTTATGTATAcatggccgcatatacgtcccccatagttgtATATGGCGCCCAggcttggtacggtgagcacatcTCTAAGGAgagggcaggggcgagcagctgTCGCTTCTCCACCTCCCCAGCACACCCTTAcaggcacacgttcatgtgcatgggCCCTAGGGAGCAGTGCAGGAAGAATATAATATGATTCGGACATGGTCCATAGACAGGTATAAGGATACACGCTGGATCGTCCATATCAGGTTCCGGTGTATCGAAGAACGGGTGTGTACTGAGGAGTTCTGGTACTAGGGACAGGACCAGGGTGGGGTGCCGGCTGCCCAGGAACTTCAGACATCTAAAGAGAGAGATGATGTAAGAAATTACATGAAGTAGTAAAGACGAAGCTCCATCCTTGTTCAACTTATATAGGCTCGTACTTGAATGTTCGCAAAACCTCTGCTTGCTCTGATTAAATGGTGACTTTGTTTTAgtcttgataatactctgtaaAATTAGCCTggaactccagactgatacattttaCCTGTACTGAGACACTGCAACCTATTATCAGGACAGCAGAGGGTATCACATGGAAGTTTCCGTCTGTTCCATAGACTAGAAGATTTGTATACTCTCCATAACTATCCAATAATGCAGCATCCGCAAGTCATTACTTGCAGATTGGATGCCCAAAACTATGATTAGCAACAGGTGATATGTTACAGTGTTTTAGACATTCTGGATTAAGGGATGCTGGAATAAAGGGAACGTTATGACGGATGGTGGAGCAAGTAAGAGGTTGAGATACTCACTTCCAGATGGATTCGCGGTCTGTGGGGTACTTGGAGAGGTTCTTCAGGAGCTCCACCAGGGCCAGGTGGACACATTCCTTGGTGGAGACGTTTGTACAGCAGAGTAATTCATGTAAAGCCTCTCGGATGTCTCGGGAGGAGTCCTGTAGGAGGCACCGGGAGATATATAGGGTCACAAGGGAGTCATAACCAGTCTGCATCGCTACCAggagacattacagaggaagctgAAATATCCTTCTCTTCTCCTGAGTGTCTTTTAAGATTCATGCAGGAGAGGAACCGGCAACTAAAAGGCATAAGCTCCCAACCAGTGATTAAAGGCTGCAATGGTGCCCTCTAGTGTCCTGGACTGGTGACCCCTTCCCTCTAGCGATACAGGTCTCAAAATGTGATATATAAATTAAACCATTTACCATCAGAGGCAGCAAATATGAAAATGTAGCAAACATTAGGGTTTGTGTAATGCAGAGGTGATGATACACCCGACACACCACAGACCATCCGCTCACCTCCAGCACGGCCAGGATGGTGTCCAGCTGGTCCTCCCGCAGGGTGATGTTGTCGGAGATCTTGCGCATGGTGTGTATAGACTGCAGTCGAACTTCTTCTATTTCGTCGTTGAACATGTCTACCAGGAAATCTAAGCACTTCTCCGCAAAGGGGCGAGAGGAACGGGCCAAGAGGCACAGGGACTCCACCGCAGCGATCCTCACCTCTAATGAAGATGGAAGATGAAGCATTAGACTTTGTAAATAAATTCAGCAACATTTTAAAAGAAGTtatctgtttgctgtcagtgaacagAACCATTAAAGTTATTCTATATCCTGGGGATAACAAGAAAACTTAGCACAACCCCTTAATACTttatcagatttctgtccatcttGATATTTTGTTTTGATATGGAAACAcattataaaatattttgtacTTTTCGGTCCTCTTACCATACATTTCATCTTCCAGTCCATGTACAAAAGCTCCACAAGCCCCGGATTCAATCAGGTTCACAGCTTCAGTGTCCAGCTCTTCCCGGGGGGCATCGTCCCCCCACTTTCTGCCGCTGGAGAACTCCCCGGAGCTGTACAACTCTTTAGCGCGTTCGTGAGCagttctcttcctctgtgtgatg includes:
- the INTS4 gene encoding integrator complex subunit 4 isoform X2, with translation MAAHLKKRVYEEFTKVVQQPIEDLSAKKLRLTKPSKSAALHIDLCKATSPADALQYLLQFARKPVEAESVEGVVRILLEHYYKENETSVRLKIASLLGLLCKTSGFCLDSIVDDVIGTLQNEKSHQVLAQLLDTLLEIGIKLVDSPPVRMRLVDVAYKYLSDTSHGVRNKCLQLLGCLGAVDKTPLKDTEAAIVKDVQKIIGDYFNDQDPRVRTAAIKAMLQLHERGLKLQQVLYCQACKLLTDDYEQVRSAAIELVWVLSQLYPESIVPIPSSNEEIRLVDEAFGKICHMVSDGSWMVRVQACKLLGSMQQVSPHFLEQTLDKKLMSDLRRKRTAHERAKELYSSGEFSSGRKWGDDAPREELDTEAVNLIESGACGAFVHGLEDEMYEVRIAAVESLCLLARSSRPFAEKCLDFLVDMFNDEIEEVRLQSIHTMRKISDNITLREDQLDTILAVLEDSSRDIREALHELLCCTNVSTKECVHLALVELLKNLSKYPTDRESIWKCLKFLGSRHPTLVLSLVPELLSTHPFFDTPEPDMDDPAYIAVLVLIFNAAKTCPTMPALFSDHTFRHYAYLRDSLSHLVPALTLPGVKWSWIPDLERQSPPEDPSQQFLQNSLERVHNLQNLDIQGTRELLEFTIRDLQRIGELQSELAGMADFSATYLRCQLLLIKALNEKLWSLAAPLYVKQNSLAATAVKQILEETYKMEFMYSGLESRQVSIIHHMRLQANALQLLVTARTTKGEEPLFSMCKQFLQEVDFFQRCFISELPHMQDSFVDKLLDLMPRLVNSKPLEMVKILQTSLRQSSFLRLTLPEQIHKASAHIIEPAAESDNPIRFTSGLVVALDVDATLEHVQEPQSAVKVQVVYPDGQVQIIHPKPADFRNPGPGRHRLITQVYLSHTAWTEPCQIEVSLLLAYSSSRSNVHSSKTSWGESVDSVPPPDSSIDGTLPFSKPVKVFLMPKPARR
- the INTS4 gene encoding integrator complex subunit 4 isoform X1, with the protein product MAAHLKKRVYEEFTKVVQQQPIEDLSAKKLRLTKPSKSAALHIDLCKATSPADALQYLLQFARKPVEAESVEGVVRILLEHYYKENETSVRLKIASLLGLLCKTSGFCLDSIVDDVIGTLQNEKSHQVLAQLLDTLLEIGIKLVDSPPVRMRLVDVAYKYLSDTSHGVRNKCLQLLGCLGAVDKTPLKDTEAAIVKDVQKIIGDYFNDQDPRVRTAAIKAMLQLHERGLKLQQVLYCQACKLLTDDYEQVRSAAIELVWVLSQLYPESIVPIPSSNEEIRLVDEAFGKICHMVSDGSWMVRVQACKLLGSMQQVSPHFLEQTLDKKLMSDLRRKRTAHERAKELYSSGEFSSGRKWGDDAPREELDTEAVNLIESGACGAFVHGLEDEMYEVRIAAVESLCLLARSSRPFAEKCLDFLVDMFNDEIEEVRLQSIHTMRKISDNITLREDQLDTILAVLEDSSRDIREALHELLCCTNVSTKECVHLALVELLKNLSKYPTDRESIWKCLKFLGSRHPTLVLSLVPELLSTHPFFDTPEPDMDDPAYIAVLVLIFNAAKTCPTMPALFSDHTFRHYAYLRDSLSHLVPALTLPGVKWSWIPDLERQSPPEDPSQQFLQNSLERVHNLQNLDIQGTRELLEFTIRDLQRIGELQSELAGMADFSATYLRCQLLLIKALNEKLWSLAAPLYVKQNSLAATAVKQILEETYKMEFMYSGLESRQVSIIHHMRLQANALQLLVTARTTKGEEPLFSMCKQFLQEVDFFQRCFISELPHMQDSFVDKLLDLMPRLVNSKPLEMVKILQTSLRQSSFLRLTLPEQIHKASAHIIEPAAESDNPIRFTSGLVVALDVDATLEHVQEPQSAVKVQVVYPDGQVQIIHPKPADFRNPGPGRHRLITQVYLSHTAWTEPCQIEVSLLLAYSSSRSNVHSSKTSWGESVDSVPPPDSSIDGTLPFSKPVKVFLMPKPARR